Genomic DNA from Haloarcula marina:
CGCTGTTCGCGGCTATCTACTACTTCTCGCGGAACCCGTGGGGGTCGCCGCGCGGCGAGCAGTTCAACGACGTGATAGACGACATCTACGACCGGTATCTCCCCTGACCGGCCCGACCAAACGGACGGTTTCTTATACGTGCCCCTGCTGAGTGACCCACAATGAGCGGTACTACTCAACAGGAGGTGAGCGGGCGATGAGCGACTCGACCGAAGAGGTGCGGTCCTACACACTGCGACTGGAGCTGGTCGACGAACCGGGCGAGTTGCTCCGCGCGCTCGAACCCATCTCGAACAACGGGGGGAACCTCCTCTCTATCTTCCACGAGCGAGGGAACGTCACCCCTCGCGGGCACATCCCCGTGGAAGTGGACTTAGAGGCGACGCCTGAGCGCTTCGAGGGCATCGTCGACGCCGTCCGCGAGGCCGGTATCAACGTCATCCAGGCCGGGGCCGAACGCTACAGCGAGACGCTGACGGTCGTGCTCTCGGGCCACCTCATCAACACGGACCTCTCGGATACGCTCTCGCGCGTGCAGGGGACGACGAACGCGACGGTGACCGACCTCTCGCTGTCGGCCCCCGAAGGCACCGAGGACGCCTCCAGCGCCCGCATCCGACTGGCGACGGAACAGGGTGCGGCCGAGGACGTGATGGCGACCGTTCGGGAGGTCGCCGCGGAGAAGGACTTACGCGTCATCGAACCCCTCGCGGCGGGAGGTGACCTATGAGACTCGCCGTCCTCGGGGCCGGTGCGGTCGGTTCCTCGGTCGTCGAACTCGCCGCAGACTACGGCCACACTGTCACCGCCTACGCCGACTCCCAGAGCGCGGCCGTCGACGCC
This window encodes:
- a CDS encoding amino acid-binding protein; translation: MSDSTEEVRSYTLRLELVDEPGELLRALEPISNNGGNLLSIFHERGNVTPRGHIPVEVDLEATPERFEGIVDAVREAGINVIQAGAERYSETLTVVLSGHLINTDLSDTLSRVQGTTNATVTDLSLSAPEGTEDASSARIRLATEQGAAEDVMATVREVAAEKDLRVIEPLAAGGDL